The following coding sequences are from one Sander lucioperca isolate FBNREF2018 chromosome 2, SLUC_FBN_1.2, whole genome shotgun sequence window:
- the slc44a5b gene encoding choline transporter-like protein 5-B isoform X4, with translation MAENTDNPSSYYGEPCKFDPKFRGPVHKRSSTDVACCFIFIIVIVSYIILGTMAWIHGDPRKVIYPTDSHGQFCGHKDTPNANKAILFYFNMLKCANPAVLINLQCPTTQLCVSKCPDRFSTLLDAWETNNWEYYKQFCKPGFKISSKSVDEVIRDEDCPSIIVPSRPFLQRCFPDFITRNGVLTVANQTIFKDGNNNQRSVKDLKDAANKVTAMQQGVGRGIASLLNAKEVGMKIFEDYANSWKWILIGLVMTMAVSLVFILLLRYTAGVFLWLIVVSVIAAIGYGIWHCYWEYSSLSGKPGTNITISDIGFHTDLSIFLQLRQTWLIFMICLSVIEAIIVVILIFLRTRLRIAIALLKEGSRAISYIMSTLLYPIITFLLLAICIAYWVVTALFLASSGNAVYKVAPTDNKCMYANLTCSPTTFSQTNITKVCPGSQCMFAFYGGESVYHRNILVLHVCNLFVFLWLVNFTMALGQCALAGAFASYYWALKKPNDIPACPLYSSFSRAIRYHTGSLAFGSLILSVVQMIRIVLEYLDHKLKGSQNACTRFMLCCLKCCFWCLEHVIRFINRNAYIMIAIYGKNFCTSSNDAFFLLMRNVIRVAVLDKVTDFLLFLGKLLISGSVGVLAFFFFTHKIPVIQQETPSLNYCWVPLLTVIFGSYMIAHGFLNVYAMCVDTLFLCFLWDLEANDGSCNRPFYMSQTLRKILKKKYVKRSRK, from the exons ATGGCTGAGAACACGGACAACCCCTCCTCTTACTATG GTGAGCCGTGCAAGTTTGACCCAAAGTTCAGAGGACCTGTTCACAAAAG gAGCAGCACTGATGTGGCTTGCTGTTTTATCTTCATCATTGTCATCGTCAGCTACATCATTCTGGGTACCATGG ccTGGATTCATGGCGACCCCAGGAAGGTGATCTATCCAACCGACAGCCACGGTCAGTTCTGTGGCCACAAGGACACCCCCAATGC AAACAAAGCCATATTATTCTACTTCAACATGTTGAAATGTGCCAATCCTGCAGTTTTGATTAACCTCCAGTGCCCTACAACGCAG CTCTGTGTCTCCAAGTGCCCTGACAGATTCTCAACTCTCCTGGATGCCTGGGAAACCAACAACTGGGAGTATTACAAGCAATTCTGCAAGCCGGGCTTCAAGATTAGCAGTAAG TCAGTTGATGAAGTCATACGGGATGAAGACTGCCCATCTATAATCGTGCCAAGCAGGCCTT tCCTTCAGCGGTGCTTCCCTGATTTCATTACAAGAAATGGAGTTTTAACTGTCGCCAATCAGACCATCTTCAAAGACGGTAACAACAACCAGAGAAGTGTCAAGGACCTAAAAGATGCTGCCAA CAAAGTAACTGCCATGCAGCAAGGAGTGGGAAG AGGTATCGCCAGTCTGCTGAATGCCAAAGAAGTTGGCATGAAGATCTTTGAGGATTATGCAAATTCCTGGAAATGGATCCTCAT TGGTCTGGTTATGACCATGGCGGTCAGTCTGGTCTTTATCTTGCTCCTGCGCTACACTGCTGGCGTGTTCCTGTGGCTCATTGTCGTCAGCGTGATCGCTGCGATCGGCTACG GTATCTGGCACTGCTATTGGGAGTACAGCTCTCTGAGCGGGAAGCCAGGCACTAATATCACCATCTCTGATATCGGCTTCCACACAGACTTGAGCATTTTCCTTCAGCTCAGACAGACATGGCTTATCTTCA tgatCTGTCTTTCTGTGATTGAGGCCATCATTGTGGTTATTCTGATATTTCTGAGGACAAGGCTGCGCATCGCTATTGCATTACTGAAGGAGGGAAGCAG GGCCATCAGCTACATCATGTCCACTCTCTTGTACCCAATCATCACCTTTCTCCTTCTGGCCATCTGCATCGCTTACTGGGTCGTCACAGCACT CTTCTTAGCATCATCTGGCAATGCAGTCTACAAGGTCGCACCTACTGACAATAAATGCATGTACGCCAACCTCACATGCAGTCCAACG ACATTCAGTCAAACCAATATTACCAAAGTGTGCCCCGGGTCACAATGCATGTTTGCCTTCTACGGTGGAGAAAGTGTGTACCATCGCAACATCCTAGTCCTCCATGTGTGTAACCTGTTCGTGTTCCTCTGGCTGGTCAACTTTACCATGGCGCTGGGCCAGTGTGCCCTGGCCGGGGCCTTCGCATCCTACTACTGGGCCCTGAAGAAGCCAAACGACATCCCTGCATGCCCCCTCTACTCCTCTTTCAGCCGAGCCATACG TTACCACACAGGTTCTCTTGCCTTTGGTTCTCTGATCCTCTCTGTGGTTCAGATGATCCGAATTGTTCTGGAGTACCTGGATCACAAACTGAAAG GTTCTCAAAATGCATGCACTCGATTCATGCTTTGCTGCCTCAAGTGCTGCTTCTGGTGCCTGGAACATGTCATCAGGTTTATAAACAGAAACGCATACATTATG ATAGCAATATATGGAAAGAACTTCTGCACCTCTTCCAATGATGCTTTCTTTCTCTTGATGAGGAACGTTATTAG GGTGGCTGTCCTCGACAAGGTGACAGACTTTCTGCTCTTCTTGGGAAAACTGCTTATTTCAGGAAGTGTTG GTGTTCTtgcatttttcttcttcacacatAAAATACCAGTCATTCAACAGGAGACACCATCCCTAAATTACTGCTGGGTCCCCCTTCTG ACTGTGATATTTGGATCCTACATGATTGCACATGGCTTTTTAAACGTCTATGCCATGTGTGTGGACACATTGTTCCTGTGCTTTT TGTGGGATCTGGAGGCAAACGACGGCTCTTGCAACCGGCCCTTCTACATGAGCCAAACCTTGAGGAAGATCCTCAAAAAGAAGTACGTCAAGAGGAGCAGGAAATAG
- the slc44a5b gene encoding choline transporter-like protein 5-B isoform X2 — MAENTDNPSSYYGEPCKFDPKFRGPVHKRSSTDVACCFIFIIVIVSYIILGTMAWIHGDPRKVIYPTDSHGQFCGHKDTPNANKAILFYFNMLKCANPAVLINLQCPTTQLCVSKCPDRFSTLLDAWETNNWEYYKQFCKPGFKISSKSVDEVIRDEDCPSIIVPSRPFLQRCFPDFITRNGVLTVANQTIFKDGNNNQRSVKDLKDAAKAASSAPRELWTDISGGIASLLNAKEVGMKIFEDYANSWKWILIGLVMTMAVSLVFILLLRYTAGVFLWLIVVSVIAAIGYGIWHCYWEYSSLSGKPGTNITISDIGFHTDLSIFLQLRQTWLIFMICLSVIEAIIVVILIFLRTRLRIAIALLKEGSRAISYIMSTLLYPIITFLLLAICIAYWVVTALFLASSGNAVYKVAPTDNKCMYANLTCSPTTFSQTNITKVCPGSQCMFAFYGGESVYHRNILVLHVCNLFVFLWLVNFTMALGQCALAGAFASYYWALKKPNDIPACPLYSSFSRAIRYHTGSLAFGSLILSVVQMIRIVLEYLDHKLKGSQNACTRFMLCCLKCCFWCLEHVIRFINRNAYIMIAIYGKNFCTSSNDAFFLLMRNVIRVAVLDKVTDFLLFLGKLLISGSVGVLAFFFFTHKIPVIQQETPSLNYCWVPLLTVIFGSYMIAHGFLNVYAMCVDTLFLCFLWDLEANDGSCNRPFYMSQTLRKILKKKYVKRSRK, encoded by the exons ATGGCTGAGAACACGGACAACCCCTCCTCTTACTATG GTGAGCCGTGCAAGTTTGACCCAAAGTTCAGAGGACCTGTTCACAAAAG gAGCAGCACTGATGTGGCTTGCTGTTTTATCTTCATCATTGTCATCGTCAGCTACATCATTCTGGGTACCATGG ccTGGATTCATGGCGACCCCAGGAAGGTGATCTATCCAACCGACAGCCACGGTCAGTTCTGTGGCCACAAGGACACCCCCAATGC AAACAAAGCCATATTATTCTACTTCAACATGTTGAAATGTGCCAATCCTGCAGTTTTGATTAACCTCCAGTGCCCTACAACGCAG CTCTGTGTCTCCAAGTGCCCTGACAGATTCTCAACTCTCCTGGATGCCTGGGAAACCAACAACTGGGAGTATTACAAGCAATTCTGCAAGCCGGGCTTCAAGATTAGCAGTAAG TCAGTTGATGAAGTCATACGGGATGAAGACTGCCCATCTATAATCGTGCCAAGCAGGCCTT tCCTTCAGCGGTGCTTCCCTGATTTCATTACAAGAAATGGAGTTTTAACTGTCGCCAATCAGACCATCTTCAAAGACGGTAACAACAACCAGAGAAGTGTCAAGGACCTAAAAGATGCTGCCAA GGCTGCCAGCTCTGCACCCAGAGAGCTCTGGACAGATATTTCAGG AGGTATCGCCAGTCTGCTGAATGCCAAAGAAGTTGGCATGAAGATCTTTGAGGATTATGCAAATTCCTGGAAATGGATCCTCAT TGGTCTGGTTATGACCATGGCGGTCAGTCTGGTCTTTATCTTGCTCCTGCGCTACACTGCTGGCGTGTTCCTGTGGCTCATTGTCGTCAGCGTGATCGCTGCGATCGGCTACG GTATCTGGCACTGCTATTGGGAGTACAGCTCTCTGAGCGGGAAGCCAGGCACTAATATCACCATCTCTGATATCGGCTTCCACACAGACTTGAGCATTTTCCTTCAGCTCAGACAGACATGGCTTATCTTCA tgatCTGTCTTTCTGTGATTGAGGCCATCATTGTGGTTATTCTGATATTTCTGAGGACAAGGCTGCGCATCGCTATTGCATTACTGAAGGAGGGAAGCAG GGCCATCAGCTACATCATGTCCACTCTCTTGTACCCAATCATCACCTTTCTCCTTCTGGCCATCTGCATCGCTTACTGGGTCGTCACAGCACT CTTCTTAGCATCATCTGGCAATGCAGTCTACAAGGTCGCACCTACTGACAATAAATGCATGTACGCCAACCTCACATGCAGTCCAACG ACATTCAGTCAAACCAATATTACCAAAGTGTGCCCCGGGTCACAATGCATGTTTGCCTTCTACGGTGGAGAAAGTGTGTACCATCGCAACATCCTAGTCCTCCATGTGTGTAACCTGTTCGTGTTCCTCTGGCTGGTCAACTTTACCATGGCGCTGGGCCAGTGTGCCCTGGCCGGGGCCTTCGCATCCTACTACTGGGCCCTGAAGAAGCCAAACGACATCCCTGCATGCCCCCTCTACTCCTCTTTCAGCCGAGCCATACG TTACCACACAGGTTCTCTTGCCTTTGGTTCTCTGATCCTCTCTGTGGTTCAGATGATCCGAATTGTTCTGGAGTACCTGGATCACAAACTGAAAG GTTCTCAAAATGCATGCACTCGATTCATGCTTTGCTGCCTCAAGTGCTGCTTCTGGTGCCTGGAACATGTCATCAGGTTTATAAACAGAAACGCATACATTATG ATAGCAATATATGGAAAGAACTTCTGCACCTCTTCCAATGATGCTTTCTTTCTCTTGATGAGGAACGTTATTAG GGTGGCTGTCCTCGACAAGGTGACAGACTTTCTGCTCTTCTTGGGAAAACTGCTTATTTCAGGAAGTGTTG GTGTTCTtgcatttttcttcttcacacatAAAATACCAGTCATTCAACAGGAGACACCATCCCTAAATTACTGCTGGGTCCCCCTTCTG ACTGTGATATTTGGATCCTACATGATTGCACATGGCTTTTTAAACGTCTATGCCATGTGTGTGGACACATTGTTCCTGTGCTTTT TGTGGGATCTGGAGGCAAACGACGGCTCTTGCAACCGGCCCTTCTACATGAGCCAAACCTTGAGGAAGATCCTCAAAAAGAAGTACGTCAAGAGGAGCAGGAAATAG
- the slc44a5b gene encoding choline transporter-like protein 5-B isoform X5, whose protein sequence is MAENTDNPSSYYGEPCKFDPKFRGPVHKRSSTDVACCFIFIIVIVSYIILGTMAWIHGDPRKVIYPTDSHGQFCGHKDTPNANKAILFYFNMLKCANPAVLINLQCPTTQLCVSKCPDRFSTLLDAWETNNWEYYKQFCKPGFKISSKSVDEVIRDEDCPSIIVPSRPFLQRCFPDFITRNGVLTVANQTIFKDGNNNQRSVKDLKDAAKGIASLLNAKEVGMKIFEDYANSWKWILIGLVMTMAVSLVFILLLRYTAGVFLWLIVVSVIAAIGYGIWHCYWEYSSLSGKPGTNITISDIGFHTDLSIFLQLRQTWLIFMICLSVIEAIIVVILIFLRTRLRIAIALLKEGSRAISYIMSTLLYPIITFLLLAICIAYWVVTALFLASSGNAVYKVAPTDNKCMYANLTCSPTTFSQTNITKVCPGSQCMFAFYGGESVYHRNILVLHVCNLFVFLWLVNFTMALGQCALAGAFASYYWALKKPNDIPACPLYSSFSRAIRYHTGSLAFGSLILSVVQMIRIVLEYLDHKLKGSQNACTRFMLCCLKCCFWCLEHVIRFINRNAYIMIAIYGKNFCTSSNDAFFLLMRNVIRVAVLDKVTDFLLFLGKLLISGSVGVLAFFFFTHKIPVIQQETPSLNYCWVPLLTVIFGSYMIAHGFLNVYAMCVDTLFLCFCEDLERNDGSSSRPYYMSPGLHKILRKGEEGAKLCTAS, encoded by the exons ATGGCTGAGAACACGGACAACCCCTCCTCTTACTATG GTGAGCCGTGCAAGTTTGACCCAAAGTTCAGAGGACCTGTTCACAAAAG gAGCAGCACTGATGTGGCTTGCTGTTTTATCTTCATCATTGTCATCGTCAGCTACATCATTCTGGGTACCATGG ccTGGATTCATGGCGACCCCAGGAAGGTGATCTATCCAACCGACAGCCACGGTCAGTTCTGTGGCCACAAGGACACCCCCAATGC AAACAAAGCCATATTATTCTACTTCAACATGTTGAAATGTGCCAATCCTGCAGTTTTGATTAACCTCCAGTGCCCTACAACGCAG CTCTGTGTCTCCAAGTGCCCTGACAGATTCTCAACTCTCCTGGATGCCTGGGAAACCAACAACTGGGAGTATTACAAGCAATTCTGCAAGCCGGGCTTCAAGATTAGCAGTAAG TCAGTTGATGAAGTCATACGGGATGAAGACTGCCCATCTATAATCGTGCCAAGCAGGCCTT tCCTTCAGCGGTGCTTCCCTGATTTCATTACAAGAAATGGAGTTTTAACTGTCGCCAATCAGACCATCTTCAAAGACGGTAACAACAACCAGAGAAGTGTCAAGGACCTAAAAGATGCTGCCAA AGGTATCGCCAGTCTGCTGAATGCCAAAGAAGTTGGCATGAAGATCTTTGAGGATTATGCAAATTCCTGGAAATGGATCCTCAT TGGTCTGGTTATGACCATGGCGGTCAGTCTGGTCTTTATCTTGCTCCTGCGCTACACTGCTGGCGTGTTCCTGTGGCTCATTGTCGTCAGCGTGATCGCTGCGATCGGCTACG GTATCTGGCACTGCTATTGGGAGTACAGCTCTCTGAGCGGGAAGCCAGGCACTAATATCACCATCTCTGATATCGGCTTCCACACAGACTTGAGCATTTTCCTTCAGCTCAGACAGACATGGCTTATCTTCA tgatCTGTCTTTCTGTGATTGAGGCCATCATTGTGGTTATTCTGATATTTCTGAGGACAAGGCTGCGCATCGCTATTGCATTACTGAAGGAGGGAAGCAG GGCCATCAGCTACATCATGTCCACTCTCTTGTACCCAATCATCACCTTTCTCCTTCTGGCCATCTGCATCGCTTACTGGGTCGTCACAGCACT CTTCTTAGCATCATCTGGCAATGCAGTCTACAAGGTCGCACCTACTGACAATAAATGCATGTACGCCAACCTCACATGCAGTCCAACG ACATTCAGTCAAACCAATATTACCAAAGTGTGCCCCGGGTCACAATGCATGTTTGCCTTCTACGGTGGAGAAAGTGTGTACCATCGCAACATCCTAGTCCTCCATGTGTGTAACCTGTTCGTGTTCCTCTGGCTGGTCAACTTTACCATGGCGCTGGGCCAGTGTGCCCTGGCCGGGGCCTTCGCATCCTACTACTGGGCCCTGAAGAAGCCAAACGACATCCCTGCATGCCCCCTCTACTCCTCTTTCAGCCGAGCCATACG TTACCACACAGGTTCTCTTGCCTTTGGTTCTCTGATCCTCTCTGTGGTTCAGATGATCCGAATTGTTCTGGAGTACCTGGATCACAAACTGAAAG GTTCTCAAAATGCATGCACTCGATTCATGCTTTGCTGCCTCAAGTGCTGCTTCTGGTGCCTGGAACATGTCATCAGGTTTATAAACAGAAACGCATACATTATG ATAGCAATATATGGAAAGAACTTCTGCACCTCTTCCAATGATGCTTTCTTTCTCTTGATGAGGAACGTTATTAG GGTGGCTGTCCTCGACAAGGTGACAGACTTTCTGCTCTTCTTGGGAAAACTGCTTATTTCAGGAAGTGTTG GTGTTCTtgcatttttcttcttcacacatAAAATACCAGTCATTCAACAGGAGACACCATCCCTAAATTACTGCTGGGTCCCCCTTCTG ACTGTGATATTTGGATCCTACATGATTGCACATGGCTTTTTAAACGTCTATGCCATGTGTGTGGACACATTGTTCCTGTGCTTTT GTGAAGACCTAGAGAGGAATGATGGTTCTTCTTCCAGGCCCTACTACATGTCTCCTGGCCTGCATAAGATCCTGCGCAAAGGAGAGGAGGGTGCCAAATTATGCACTGCCTCCTGA
- the slc44a5b gene encoding choline transporter-like protein 5-B isoform X3, with the protein MAENTDNPSSYYGEPCKFDPKFRGPVHKRSSTDVACCFIFIIVIVSYIILGTMAWIHGDPRKVIYPTDSHGQFCGHKDTPNANKAILFYFNMLKCANPAVLINLQCPTTQLCVSKCPDRFSTLLDAWETNNWEYYKQFCKPGFKISSKSVDEVIRDEDCPSIIVPSRPFLQRCFPDFITRNGVLTVANQTIFKDGNNNQRSVKDLKDAANKVTAMQQGVGRGIASLLNAKEVGMKIFEDYANSWKWILIGLVMTMAVSLVFILLLRYTAGVFLWLIVVSVIAAIGYGIWHCYWEYSSLSGKPGTNITISDIGFHTDLSIFLQLRQTWLIFMICLSVIEAIIVVILIFLRTRLRIAIALLKEGSRAISYIMSTLLYPIITFLLLAICIAYWVVTALFLASSGNAVYKVAPTDNKCMYANLTCSPTTFSQTNITKVCPGSQCMFAFYGGESVYHRNILVLHVCNLFVFLWLVNFTMALGQCALAGAFASYYWALKKPNDIPACPLYSSFSRAIRYHTGSLAFGSLILSVVQMIRIVLEYLDHKLKGSQNACTRFMLCCLKCCFWCLEHVIRFINRNAYIMIAIYGKNFCTSSNDAFFLLMRNVIRVAVLDKVTDFLLFLGKLLISGSVGVLAFFFFTHKIPVIQQETPSLNYCWVPLLTVIFGSYMIAHGFLNVYAMCVDTLFLCFCEDLERNDGSSSRPYYMSPGLHKILRKGEEGAKLCTAS; encoded by the exons ATGGCTGAGAACACGGACAACCCCTCCTCTTACTATG GTGAGCCGTGCAAGTTTGACCCAAAGTTCAGAGGACCTGTTCACAAAAG gAGCAGCACTGATGTGGCTTGCTGTTTTATCTTCATCATTGTCATCGTCAGCTACATCATTCTGGGTACCATGG ccTGGATTCATGGCGACCCCAGGAAGGTGATCTATCCAACCGACAGCCACGGTCAGTTCTGTGGCCACAAGGACACCCCCAATGC AAACAAAGCCATATTATTCTACTTCAACATGTTGAAATGTGCCAATCCTGCAGTTTTGATTAACCTCCAGTGCCCTACAACGCAG CTCTGTGTCTCCAAGTGCCCTGACAGATTCTCAACTCTCCTGGATGCCTGGGAAACCAACAACTGGGAGTATTACAAGCAATTCTGCAAGCCGGGCTTCAAGATTAGCAGTAAG TCAGTTGATGAAGTCATACGGGATGAAGACTGCCCATCTATAATCGTGCCAAGCAGGCCTT tCCTTCAGCGGTGCTTCCCTGATTTCATTACAAGAAATGGAGTTTTAACTGTCGCCAATCAGACCATCTTCAAAGACGGTAACAACAACCAGAGAAGTGTCAAGGACCTAAAAGATGCTGCCAA CAAAGTAACTGCCATGCAGCAAGGAGTGGGAAG AGGTATCGCCAGTCTGCTGAATGCCAAAGAAGTTGGCATGAAGATCTTTGAGGATTATGCAAATTCCTGGAAATGGATCCTCAT TGGTCTGGTTATGACCATGGCGGTCAGTCTGGTCTTTATCTTGCTCCTGCGCTACACTGCTGGCGTGTTCCTGTGGCTCATTGTCGTCAGCGTGATCGCTGCGATCGGCTACG GTATCTGGCACTGCTATTGGGAGTACAGCTCTCTGAGCGGGAAGCCAGGCACTAATATCACCATCTCTGATATCGGCTTCCACACAGACTTGAGCATTTTCCTTCAGCTCAGACAGACATGGCTTATCTTCA tgatCTGTCTTTCTGTGATTGAGGCCATCATTGTGGTTATTCTGATATTTCTGAGGACAAGGCTGCGCATCGCTATTGCATTACTGAAGGAGGGAAGCAG GGCCATCAGCTACATCATGTCCACTCTCTTGTACCCAATCATCACCTTTCTCCTTCTGGCCATCTGCATCGCTTACTGGGTCGTCACAGCACT CTTCTTAGCATCATCTGGCAATGCAGTCTACAAGGTCGCACCTACTGACAATAAATGCATGTACGCCAACCTCACATGCAGTCCAACG ACATTCAGTCAAACCAATATTACCAAAGTGTGCCCCGGGTCACAATGCATGTTTGCCTTCTACGGTGGAGAAAGTGTGTACCATCGCAACATCCTAGTCCTCCATGTGTGTAACCTGTTCGTGTTCCTCTGGCTGGTCAACTTTACCATGGCGCTGGGCCAGTGTGCCCTGGCCGGGGCCTTCGCATCCTACTACTGGGCCCTGAAGAAGCCAAACGACATCCCTGCATGCCCCCTCTACTCCTCTTTCAGCCGAGCCATACG TTACCACACAGGTTCTCTTGCCTTTGGTTCTCTGATCCTCTCTGTGGTTCAGATGATCCGAATTGTTCTGGAGTACCTGGATCACAAACTGAAAG GTTCTCAAAATGCATGCACTCGATTCATGCTTTGCTGCCTCAAGTGCTGCTTCTGGTGCCTGGAACATGTCATCAGGTTTATAAACAGAAACGCATACATTATG ATAGCAATATATGGAAAGAACTTCTGCACCTCTTCCAATGATGCTTTCTTTCTCTTGATGAGGAACGTTATTAG GGTGGCTGTCCTCGACAAGGTGACAGACTTTCTGCTCTTCTTGGGAAAACTGCTTATTTCAGGAAGTGTTG GTGTTCTtgcatttttcttcttcacacatAAAATACCAGTCATTCAACAGGAGACACCATCCCTAAATTACTGCTGGGTCCCCCTTCTG ACTGTGATATTTGGATCCTACATGATTGCACATGGCTTTTTAAACGTCTATGCCATGTGTGTGGACACATTGTTCCTGTGCTTTT GTGAAGACCTAGAGAGGAATGATGGTTCTTCTTCCAGGCCCTACTACATGTCTCCTGGCCTGCATAAGATCCTGCGCAAAGGAGAGGAGGGTGCCAAATTATGCACTGCCTCCTGA
- the slc44a5b gene encoding choline transporter-like protein 5-B isoform X1 — protein sequence MAENTDNPSSYYGEPCKFDPKFRGPVHKRSSTDVACCFIFIIVIVSYIILGTMAWIHGDPRKVIYPTDSHGQFCGHKDTPNANKAILFYFNMLKCANPAVLINLQCPTTQLCVSKCPDRFSTLLDAWETNNWEYYKQFCKPGFKISSKSVDEVIRDEDCPSIIVPSRPFLQRCFPDFITRNGVLTVANQTIFKDGNNNQRSVKDLKDAAKAASSAPRELWTDISGGIASLLNAKEVGMKIFEDYANSWKWILIGLVMTMAVSLVFILLLRYTAGVFLWLIVVSVIAAIGYGIWHCYWEYSSLSGKPGTNITISDIGFHTDLSIFLQLRQTWLIFMICLSVIEAIIVVILIFLRTRLRIAIALLKEGSRAISYIMSTLLYPIITFLLLAICIAYWVVTALFLASSGNAVYKVAPTDNKCMYANLTCSPTTFSQTNITKVCPGSQCMFAFYGGESVYHRNILVLHVCNLFVFLWLVNFTMALGQCALAGAFASYYWALKKPNDIPACPLYSSFSRAIRYHTGSLAFGSLILSVVQMIRIVLEYLDHKLKGSQNACTRFMLCCLKCCFWCLEHVIRFINRNAYIMIAIYGKNFCTSSNDAFFLLMRNVIRVAVLDKVTDFLLFLGKLLISGSVGVLAFFFFTHKIPVIQQETPSLNYCWVPLLTVIFGSYMIAHGFLNVYAMCVDTLFLCFCEDLERNDGSSSRPYYMSPGLHKILRKGEEGAKLCTAS from the exons ATGGCTGAGAACACGGACAACCCCTCCTCTTACTATG GTGAGCCGTGCAAGTTTGACCCAAAGTTCAGAGGACCTGTTCACAAAAG gAGCAGCACTGATGTGGCTTGCTGTTTTATCTTCATCATTGTCATCGTCAGCTACATCATTCTGGGTACCATGG ccTGGATTCATGGCGACCCCAGGAAGGTGATCTATCCAACCGACAGCCACGGTCAGTTCTGTGGCCACAAGGACACCCCCAATGC AAACAAAGCCATATTATTCTACTTCAACATGTTGAAATGTGCCAATCCTGCAGTTTTGATTAACCTCCAGTGCCCTACAACGCAG CTCTGTGTCTCCAAGTGCCCTGACAGATTCTCAACTCTCCTGGATGCCTGGGAAACCAACAACTGGGAGTATTACAAGCAATTCTGCAAGCCGGGCTTCAAGATTAGCAGTAAG TCAGTTGATGAAGTCATACGGGATGAAGACTGCCCATCTATAATCGTGCCAAGCAGGCCTT tCCTTCAGCGGTGCTTCCCTGATTTCATTACAAGAAATGGAGTTTTAACTGTCGCCAATCAGACCATCTTCAAAGACGGTAACAACAACCAGAGAAGTGTCAAGGACCTAAAAGATGCTGCCAA GGCTGCCAGCTCTGCACCCAGAGAGCTCTGGACAGATATTTCAGG AGGTATCGCCAGTCTGCTGAATGCCAAAGAAGTTGGCATGAAGATCTTTGAGGATTATGCAAATTCCTGGAAATGGATCCTCAT TGGTCTGGTTATGACCATGGCGGTCAGTCTGGTCTTTATCTTGCTCCTGCGCTACACTGCTGGCGTGTTCCTGTGGCTCATTGTCGTCAGCGTGATCGCTGCGATCGGCTACG GTATCTGGCACTGCTATTGGGAGTACAGCTCTCTGAGCGGGAAGCCAGGCACTAATATCACCATCTCTGATATCGGCTTCCACACAGACTTGAGCATTTTCCTTCAGCTCAGACAGACATGGCTTATCTTCA tgatCTGTCTTTCTGTGATTGAGGCCATCATTGTGGTTATTCTGATATTTCTGAGGACAAGGCTGCGCATCGCTATTGCATTACTGAAGGAGGGAAGCAG GGCCATCAGCTACATCATGTCCACTCTCTTGTACCCAATCATCACCTTTCTCCTTCTGGCCATCTGCATCGCTTACTGGGTCGTCACAGCACT CTTCTTAGCATCATCTGGCAATGCAGTCTACAAGGTCGCACCTACTGACAATAAATGCATGTACGCCAACCTCACATGCAGTCCAACG ACATTCAGTCAAACCAATATTACCAAAGTGTGCCCCGGGTCACAATGCATGTTTGCCTTCTACGGTGGAGAAAGTGTGTACCATCGCAACATCCTAGTCCTCCATGTGTGTAACCTGTTCGTGTTCCTCTGGCTGGTCAACTTTACCATGGCGCTGGGCCAGTGTGCCCTGGCCGGGGCCTTCGCATCCTACTACTGGGCCCTGAAGAAGCCAAACGACATCCCTGCATGCCCCCTCTACTCCTCTTTCAGCCGAGCCATACG TTACCACACAGGTTCTCTTGCCTTTGGTTCTCTGATCCTCTCTGTGGTTCAGATGATCCGAATTGTTCTGGAGTACCTGGATCACAAACTGAAAG GTTCTCAAAATGCATGCACTCGATTCATGCTTTGCTGCCTCAAGTGCTGCTTCTGGTGCCTGGAACATGTCATCAGGTTTATAAACAGAAACGCATACATTATG ATAGCAATATATGGAAAGAACTTCTGCACCTCTTCCAATGATGCTTTCTTTCTCTTGATGAGGAACGTTATTAG GGTGGCTGTCCTCGACAAGGTGACAGACTTTCTGCTCTTCTTGGGAAAACTGCTTATTTCAGGAAGTGTTG GTGTTCTtgcatttttcttcttcacacatAAAATACCAGTCATTCAACAGGAGACACCATCCCTAAATTACTGCTGGGTCCCCCTTCTG ACTGTGATATTTGGATCCTACATGATTGCACATGGCTTTTTAAACGTCTATGCCATGTGTGTGGACACATTGTTCCTGTGCTTTT GTGAAGACCTAGAGAGGAATGATGGTTCTTCTTCCAGGCCCTACTACATGTCTCCTGGCCTGCATAAGATCCTGCGCAAAGGAGAGGAGGGTGCCAAATTATGCACTGCCTCCTGA